The following are encoded together in the Robertmurraya sp. FSL R5-0851 genome:
- a CDS encoding LTA synthase family protein gives MNKLKWSKFPLIAIAIVLLWIKTYIVYKTSFDIKIENWRQEFILFINPLSFLMFIFGIGLFLKGKSQNRFIITTSFLMSAVLFSNVVFYRFFNDFLTIPVLFQTSNMADLGSSVNELLEWKDLLYFTDFFLIVAFVLRRPILTEQKNRNKVVISAYYLLTAAIAFFNLGLAEAERPQLLTRTFDREMLVKNIGTYNYHIYDAFLQSKSSAQRALADGSELVDIENYVRANYKRPSDDMFGIAKGKNVILISMESTQSFVINQEVNGQEITPFLNQFIKESYYFDNFYHQTAQGKTSDSEFIVENSLYGLSRGAVFFTHSENEYRATPEILNENGYYTASLHANNKSFWNRDLMYDSLGYTRFYALGDYDVDETNSIGWGLKDIPFFEQSVDHLLNMPKPFYSKFITLTNHFPFELGEEDLYIQPYDSTNKTVNNYFPTVRYQDEALKLFIEELKENGLYEESIIILYGDHYGISENHNKTMGEFLGKEITPFESTQLQRVPLIIHIPGQEGKVIHNVSGQVDLKPTILHLLGIDTKQNIDFGSDLFSKDYTEFTLLRDGSFITKDYVYTKGTCYDKSTGEATDSADACEPYMEKAKNELEYSDKIVYGDLLRFYEKSGNIKKDTNE, from the coding sequence ATGAACAAGTTGAAATGGTCAAAGTTTCCTTTGATTGCAATTGCAATCGTATTGCTTTGGATAAAAACATATATCGTCTATAAAACTAGCTTTGATATTAAAATTGAGAACTGGAGACAAGAGTTTATTTTATTTATAAACCCGTTAAGTTTCCTTATGTTTATCTTTGGTATTGGCTTGTTTTTAAAGGGAAAAAGCCAAAATCGATTCATAATTACAACAAGTTTTCTGATGTCGGCCGTTCTGTTTAGTAATGTTGTTTTTTATCGTTTCTTTAATGATTTCTTAACGATACCGGTCTTGTTTCAAACAAGTAATATGGCAGACTTAGGAAGCAGTGTGAATGAACTTCTAGAATGGAAGGATCTTTTGTATTTCACTGATTTCTTTCTTATCGTTGCTTTTGTGTTGCGAAGACCAATCTTAACAGAACAAAAAAATCGTAACAAAGTAGTAATAAGTGCGTATTATTTACTTACCGCTGCCATTGCATTTTTTAATTTAGGTTTGGCTGAAGCAGAAAGACCACAACTCCTTACTCGAACATTTGATAGAGAAATGCTTGTTAAAAATATTGGAACATACAATTACCACATTTACGATGCCTTTTTACAGTCTAAATCTTCCGCTCAAAGAGCATTAGCTGACGGCAGTGAATTGGTGGATATAGAAAACTATGTTCGAGCGAATTACAAGCGTCCTAGTGATGATATGTTTGGAATTGCTAAAGGGAAAAATGTCATCTTAATCTCAATGGAATCAACGCAAAGCTTTGTTATTAATCAGGAAGTCAATGGCCAAGAAATTACGCCCTTCCTAAATCAATTTATTAAGGAAAGTTATTATTTTGATAACTTCTATCACCAAACTGCACAAGGTAAAACGTCAGATTCTGAGTTTATCGTTGAAAATTCTTTATATGGCTTAAGCCGTGGGGCAGTCTTCTTTACTCATTCAGAAAATGAGTATCGGGCGACACCAGAAATTCTAAATGAAAATGGCTATTACACAGCTTCTCTCCATGCCAATAACAAGAGTTTTTGGAATCGTGATTTAATGTATGATTCATTAGGTTATACAAGATTTTATGCATTGGGCGATTATGACGTAGATGAGACAAACTCGATTGGTTGGGGGCTTAAGGATATTCCTTTCTTCGAACAATCAGTTGATCATTTATTAAATATGCCAAAACCGTTTTACTCGAAATTTATTACTCTAACCAATCACTTCCCATTTGAACTTGGCGAGGAAGATTTGTATATTCAACCTTATGATTCTACTAATAAAACAGTAAATAATTATTTCCCTACGGTCCGTTATCAAGATGAGGCATTAAAGCTTTTTATTGAAGAATTAAAGGAAAATGGATTGTACGAAGAGTCAATCATCATCTTATATGGTGATCATTATGGAATATCGGAAAATCATAATAAAACCATGGGTGAGTTTTTAGGTAAAGAAATCACACCGTTTGAAAGTACGCAGCTTCAAAGAGTACCTTTAATCATCCACATTCCTGGGCAAGAAGGAAAGGTTATTCACAATGTGTCAGGACAGGTTGATTTAAAGCCTACAATCCTTCACTTACTTGGAATTGATACGAAGCAAAATATTGATTTCGGATCGGATCTGTTTTCTAAAGACTATACAGAGTTTACTCTGCTTCGTGATGGAAGTTTTATCACGAAAGACTATGTTTACACCAAAGGCACATGTTATGACAAATCGACAGGGGAAGCTACTGATTCTGCTGATGCTTGCGAGCCATACATGGAAAAAGCGAAAAATGAGCTGGAGTACTCTGATAAAATTGTTTATGGAGATTTGCTTCGCTTTTACGAAAAATCTGGGAATATCAAAAAAGACACGAATGAGTGA
- a CDS encoding ROK family glucokinase, whose product MTDKWLVGVDLGGTTTKLAFINQYGEILKKWEIPTDNSDKGKNITINIAKSIDQALEELDQPKSKLLGIGMGAPGPVDYTTGIIYNVVNLGWDDNYPLKDLLEVETSLPAIIDNDANCAALGEMWKGAGNGGKDIVAVTLGTGVGGGVIANGHIVQGVSGAAGEIGHITSIPVGGAPCNCGKTGCLETIASATGIVRIGKEKLKKAQDLSGELASIYREEGTISAKNIFDSARNGDGLAKEVIEEVSFHLGLALANIANTLNPEKIVLGGGVSKAGDILLDSVRQNFEKYAFSRVKESTKIAVATLGNDAGVIGAAWLIRDYVSK is encoded by the coding sequence ATGACAGATAAGTGGTTGGTTGGGGTAGATTTAGGGGGAACAACAACAAAGCTTGCTTTTATTAATCAATATGGTGAAATCCTGAAAAAATGGGAAATTCCAACAGATAATAGCGATAAGGGGAAAAATATTACAATAAACATTGCCAAATCAATTGATCAGGCGCTTGAAGAGTTAGATCAGCCTAAAAGTAAGCTTTTAGGGATAGGAATGGGTGCACCTGGTCCAGTAGATTATACAACTGGAATTATTTACAATGTTGTAAATTTAGGCTGGGATGATAACTATCCTTTAAAGGATTTATTAGAAGTAGAAACCTCTCTACCTGCTATCATTGATAATGATGCAAACTGTGCGGCATTAGGTGAAATGTGGAAGGGTGCTGGAAATGGTGGGAAGGATATCGTTGCTGTCACGTTAGGAACAGGTGTTGGAGGTGGGGTGATCGCTAATGGGCATATTGTTCAAGGTGTAAGCGGAGCAGCCGGTGAGATTGGTCATATTACTTCCATCCCTGTCGGTGGAGCACCTTGTAACTGTGGAAAAACAGGTTGCTTGGAGACCATTGCTTCAGCAACAGGTATCGTTCGAATAGGAAAAGAAAAGCTTAAGAAGGCACAGGATTTAAGTGGAGAACTCGCATCGATTTATCGTGAAGAGGGCACCATCTCAGCCAAAAATATATTTGATAGCGCAAGAAATGGAGATGGACTTGCAAAAGAAGTAATTGAGGAAGTAAGTTTCCATCTTGGATTAGCATTAGCTAATATTGCAAACACACTTAACCCAGAGAAAATTGTTCTTGGGGGAGGGGTTTCAAAAGCGGGAGATATTTTACTTGACAGCGTTCGTCAAAACTTTGAGAAATACGCCTTCTCAAGAGTAAAGGAATCAACAAAAATCGCTGTTGCAACACTTGGAAATGACGCAGGTGTTATTGGTGCAGCTTGGTTAATAAGAGATTATGTTAGTAAATAA
- a CDS encoding YqgQ family protein produces the protein MKNTYDIQQFLKKFGTIIYVGDRLADLELMEEELKELYQSQLIEEQDFQTALFIVRHEIQQIKK, from the coding sequence ATGAAGAATACATATGATATTCAACAATTTTTAAAAAAGTTTGGGACTATTATTTATGTTGGTGACCGCCTTGCTGATTTAGAATTAATGGAGGAAGAACTGAAGGAATTATATCAATCTCAGTTGATTGAAGAACAGGACTTTCAAACGGCATTATTTATTGTACGTCATGAAATTCAACAAATAAAAAAATAA
- a CDS encoding spore germination protein, translating to MEAAKHKVSSKLHTNTSYLRDALGVDKSFDVIQLDVEYAEKEMAFYFVDGFVKDDILHYLMKLLADLKKEQLEPDALSALLKTYIPYVEVETTDDLDKVVDTVLAGPTALLVDGIPTAILIDARTYPVRGPQEPDIERVVRGARDGFVETLVFNTALTRRRVRDRTLRMEYMQVGRRSKTDIVISYIEDIADPHMVKQLKEALSKIDTDGLPMADKTIEEYLSGRHWNPFPVIRYTERPDTAATHLYEGHVCIIVDGSPSVIIAPVTFWHHLQHAEEYRNKPIVGAYLRLVRFIAVWSSIFLLPMWYLLATNKELLPNALSFIGPNEMGQIPLFLQFLLIEIGLDVLRMAAIHTPSALATALGLVAALMIGQVAVEVGLLSNEVILYFSIAALGTFATPSYELSLASRLVRLCLLIFTALFQTIGFVVGIVLLILLLSNMKSFGVPYLWPFIPFDIKALKDVLIRSPIPLKSKRPEILNPQDPDR from the coding sequence ATGGAAGCAGCAAAACATAAGGTGAGTTCAAAACTACATACCAACACAAGTTATTTAAGAGATGCTCTTGGTGTTGATAAAAGCTTTGATGTTATTCAACTAGATGTAGAATACGCAGAGAAAGAAATGGCGTTTTATTTTGTGGATGGCTTTGTTAAAGATGATATCCTGCATTATTTAATGAAACTATTAGCAGATTTAAAGAAGGAACAGCTTGAGCCTGATGCACTGAGTGCATTGTTAAAAACGTATATTCCTTATGTCGAAGTGGAAACTACAGACGATTTGGATAAGGTAGTTGACACCGTATTAGCAGGTCCTACGGCACTACTTGTAGATGGGATACCGACAGCCATTTTAATTGACGCCAGAACCTACCCAGTTCGTGGCCCTCAAGAGCCGGATATTGAAAGGGTGGTTAGAGGAGCAAGAGATGGCTTTGTCGAAACACTTGTTTTTAATACAGCTCTGACCCGAAGAAGAGTAAGAGATCGTACACTACGGATGGAATATATGCAGGTCGGAAGAAGATCAAAGACGGATATCGTTATTAGTTATATAGAAGATATTGCTGATCCTCATATGGTTAAACAGCTAAAAGAAGCTTTATCAAAAATTGATACAGATGGCTTACCGATGGCTGACAAAACAATTGAGGAGTACTTGTCAGGTAGACATTGGAATCCCTTCCCTGTGATTCGATATACCGAAAGGCCAGATACAGCGGCTACACATTTATATGAGGGACATGTTTGTATCATCGTAGATGGGTCACCAAGTGTGATTATTGCCCCGGTTACCTTTTGGCACCATCTACAGCATGCAGAGGAGTATCGAAACAAACCTATAGTTGGTGCGTATCTTAGATTAGTACGTTTTATTGCGGTTTGGTCTTCTATCTTTTTGTTGCCAATGTGGTATTTATTAGCAACGAATAAAGAATTGTTGCCAAATGCTCTTTCCTTTATAGGGCCCAATGAGATGGGACAAATACCACTTTTTCTACAGTTTCTTCTGATTGAGATTGGGCTCGACGTGCTAAGGATGGCAGCTATTCATACTCCATCAGCATTAGCAACTGCCCTTGGTCTTGTAGCAGCCTTGATGATTGGACAAGTTGCTGTCGAAGTAGGATTATTGAGTAACGAAGTCATTTTATACTTCTCTATTGCTGCGCTTGGAACGTTTGCAACCCCGAGCTATGAATTGAGCTTAGCCTCAAGATTAGTAAGGCTGTGCTTACTGATTTTCACAGCTCTATTTCAAACAATCGGGTTTGTGGTGGGGATCGTACTTTTAATCCTGTTGCTTTCAAATATGAAATCTTTTGGTGTCCCATATCTTTGGCCATTCATCCCCTTTGATATAAAAGCATTAAAAGATGTTCTTATTCGATCACCGATTCCTTTAAAAAGTAAGAGGCCAGAAATTTTAAATCCTCAAGATCCTGATAGATAA
- a CDS encoding rhomboid family intramembrane serine protease: MNKLEDYLFWKLAHFLIHKKEYRLLRTSPSQEELWFERVENKKVPIIRLRRIDLDWSNWLARDIENSGNNGEAIRRQLVRGEANVLNLYVSAYPPVDDYDFLLSESKFLKTNVTTKVITRDTYHKEISELEYIFSEEIRFEKQEEYSSNEIEDLKNATLEKAVERIRMEKSMFENGKPLFTYVFMALQIIAYLFLEWKGGSTNTATLIKYGAKFNPLILEGQWWRFFTPILLHIGFIHLFMNTLALYYLGPTIEKIYGRMRFLLIYLFAGFSGSVASFLFTTNLSAGASGAIFGCFGALLYFGLNYRSLFLRTMGFNVLVVIAINLSLGFTIPGIDNAGHLGGLVGGFLATAVLHFPKQKKWLQQLLVLFLTVGGMGSLLWYGYANPEKITDAQSVMVLSQVYLQDENYDEAYHLLTHAIQTHHSSAELFFQLSYVEIKQNDLASAELHLKRAVDLDQYFHEAFYNLSLVSYELGNKEDSLTYAQKAAELAPEREEYQSFLNKIQE, translated from the coding sequence TTGAATAAATTAGAAGATTATTTATTTTGGAAGCTAGCACATTTTCTTATTCATAAAAAGGAGTATCGACTGTTAAGAACCTCTCCTTCGCAAGAGGAATTGTGGTTTGAAAGAGTAGAAAACAAAAAAGTACCAATTATTCGACTTAGACGGATCGACTTAGACTGGAGCAATTGGCTTGCTCGGGATATTGAGAACAGCGGGAATAATGGTGAAGCTATCCGACGTCAATTGGTTCGCGGCGAGGCTAACGTATTAAATTTATATGTGTCAGCCTATCCACCGGTTGATGACTATGATTTTCTGCTCTCGGAAAGTAAGTTTCTGAAGACAAATGTCACAACAAAGGTGATTACCCGGGATACTTATCATAAGGAAATCTCTGAATTGGAATATATATTTAGTGAGGAGATACGATTTGAGAAACAGGAGGAGTACTCTTCAAATGAAATCGAGGACTTAAAAAATGCTACTTTAGAAAAAGCTGTTGAGCGTATAAGAATGGAGAAGAGCATGTTTGAAAATGGAAAACCTCTTTTTACATATGTCTTTATGGCCCTTCAAATTATTGCTTACCTTTTTCTAGAGTGGAAAGGTGGAAGCACGAATACGGCCACGCTCATAAAGTATGGTGCGAAGTTCAATCCACTTATTTTAGAGGGACAATGGTGGAGGTTTTTTACCCCCATCTTACTTCATATCGGATTTATCCATTTATTTATGAATACACTGGCCTTGTACTATCTTGGGCCGACAATTGAAAAAATATATGGACGTATGAGATTTCTTTTAATATACTTGTTCGCCGGTTTTAGCGGATCAGTGGCAAGTTTTTTATTTACTACAAATCTTTCGGCTGGTGCAAGTGGAGCAATCTTCGGTTGCTTTGGAGCTCTTCTATACTTTGGACTTAACTATCGATCCCTCTTCCTTCGGACAATGGGCTTCAATGTTCTGGTTGTTATTGCCATCAACCTGTCTCTTGGTTTTACGATCCCAGGAATTGATAACGCTGGTCATCTAGGTGGTCTTGTAGGAGGATTTCTAGCTACGGCCGTTTTACATTTTCCAAAACAAAAAAAATGGTTACAGCAACTATTAGTATTATTCCTTACTGTAGGAGGAATGGGTAGTTTGTTATGGTATGGCTACGCAAATCCAGAAAAAATTACAGATGCACAATCGGTGATGGTCTTGTCTCAAGTGTATCTTCAGGACGAGAATTATGATGAAGCCTATCATTTATTGACTCATGCGATTCAAACTCATCATTCCTCTGCAGAATTATTTTTTCAGCTTTCTTATGTTGAGATCAAACAAAACGATCTCGCTTCAGCGGAGCTACATTTAAAAAGGGCAGTAGACCTTGATCAGTATTTTCATGAGGCATTCTATAATCTTTCCCTTGTTTCCTATGAATTAGGAAACAAAGAAGATTCCCTAACATATGCACAAAAAGCAGCTGAACTCGCTCCCGAGAGAGAGGAGTATCAAAGTTTTTTAAATAAAATACAAGAATAA